The Cyanobacterium sp. HL-69 genome segment CGTGTTAAATTCATGATTACTACCTCTGTTCAAGCAGAGGCTTTACTTTTTGTTTTGAACTAGAGGATTAATCTCCTCTTTTTCTTGTCCTTATTATAATTTTTTAAAAAGTTTATTATGTTAAAATATTAGTATTTATTACTACTTTTAAATAAAAGTTTTCCAGCGCACTTAAAACCATGAATAAACCAAAGATTGTTAAGCGAGTAATAGATAGATTATTCAGAAAAAAGAATGAAGATAAAGCATGGAATGAGTTTGTAGATATGGGAGTAGAAGCCTATATGGAACAGCACAACATTCAGACTAAAGAAGAACCCATAATAGACGCAGTTAGGGCATTAATCATCGGTAAAATTTACATCTCTGAACAGTCAGAAATAGTAGCTGAAATGGTAAAAGTTGACAGAGATTTAGAGGAAACAATTATGGCGATGATAGGTCATAATGTCATCCCAAAAACTATGCCAGAAATGGAACAGATGAAAGATTTTAATTGAACGCCCGAAAAATTCCCGTATCCGTTATCCTCAAAC includes the following:
- a CDS encoding putative plasmid protein; this encodes MNKPKIVKRVIDRLFRKKNEDKAWNEFVDMGVEAYMEQHNIQTKEEPIIDAVRALIIGKIYISEQSEIVAEMVKVDRDLEETIMAMIGHNVIPKTMPEMEQMKDFN